Proteins from one Peromyscus eremicus chromosome 8a, PerEre_H2_v1, whole genome shotgun sequence genomic window:
- the LOC131916017 gene encoding zinc finger matrin-type protein 2: MASGSGTKNLDFRRKWDKDEYEKLAEKRLTEEREKKDGKPVQPVKRELLRHRDYKVDLESKLGKTIVITKTTPQSEMGGYYCNVCDCVVKDSINFLDHINGKKHQRNLGMSMRVERSTLDQVKKRFEVNKKKMEEKQKDYDFEERMKELREEEEKAKAYKKEKQKEKKRRAEEDLTFEEDDEMAAVMGFSGFGSAKKSY, from the coding sequence ATGGCGTCGGGCAGCGGGACAAAAAACTTGGACTTTCGCCGAAAGTGGGACAAAGATGAATACGAGAAACTCGCGGAGAAGAGActcacagaagagagagaaaagaaggatggAAAACCAGTGCAGCCCGTCAAGCGGGAGCTTCTTCGGCACAGAGACTACAAGGTGGACTTGGAGTCCAAGCTTGGGAAGACAATCGTCATTACCAAGACAACCCCACAGTCTGAAATGGGAGGCTACTACTGCAATGTCTGTGACTGTGTGGTGAAGGACTCCATCAACTTCCTGGACCACATTAATGGAAAGAAACATCAGCGAAACCTGGGTATGTCTATGCGTGTGGAACGCTCCACTCTGGATCAGGTAAAGAAACGTTTTGAGGTCAACAAGAAGAAGatggaagagaagcagaaagattatgattttgaggaaaggatgaaggaactgagagaagaggaggaaaaggctaAAGCAtacaagaaagagaagcagaaggagaagaaaaggagggctgaggaggaCTTGACGTTTGAGGAGGATGACGAGATGGCAGCTGTGATGGGCTTCTCTGGCTTTGGCTCCGCCAAGAAGAGTTACTGA